In one window of Pseudomonas putida DNA:
- a CDS encoding PLDc N-terminal domain-containing protein, translated as MGSTFNSLVGLVILALDIWAIINVLKSGSETGIKILWILLILLLPVLGLIIWAIAGPRGNVRL; from the coding sequence ATGGGTTCTACCTTCAACAGCCTGGTCGGGCTGGTCATTCTGGCCCTGGATATCTGGGCGATCATCAACGTGCTGAAAAGCGGCAGCGAGACAGGGATCAAGATCCTGTGGATTCTGCTCATCCTGCTGTTGCCGGTGCTGGGCCTGATCATCTGGGCAATTGCCGGTCCGCGGGGCAACGTGCGCCTCTGA
- a CDS encoding amidotransferase translates to MSLRICILETDVLRPELTAQYRGYGRMFEQLFSRQPIAAEFRVFNVMNGEYPPEGETFDAYLVTGSKADSFGTDPWIQTLKAYLLKLYERGEKLLGVCFGHQVLALVLGGKAERADRGWGLGIHRYSLAAHAPWMDPEVTELTLLISHQDQVTALPEGATLIASSDFCPNAAYHVGDQVLCFQGHPEFVHDYSRALLDARQDVLGDEVYHKAVASLAAEHQGDLVGEWMLRFVQQPRKGRQSAA, encoded by the coding sequence ATGTCGTTACGCATCTGCATCCTTGAAACCGATGTCCTGCGACCGGAGTTGACCGCGCAGTATCGGGGCTACGGAAGGATGTTCGAGCAGCTGTTCTCGCGTCAGCCGATCGCCGCCGAGTTTCGCGTCTTCAACGTGATGAACGGCGAGTATCCGCCCGAAGGTGAAACCTTCGATGCCTACCTTGTGACCGGCAGCAAGGCCGACTCGTTCGGTACCGATCCCTGGATCCAGACACTCAAGGCCTACCTGCTCAAGCTTTATGAGCGGGGCGAGAAGCTGCTGGGGGTTTGTTTTGGTCACCAGGTGCTGGCGCTGGTGCTGGGCGGCAAGGCTGAGCGCGCCGATCGCGGCTGGGGGCTGGGTATCCACCGCTACAGCCTGGCGGCCCACGCGCCATGGATGGACCCTGAGGTGACCGAACTGACCCTGCTGATCAGCCATCAGGACCAGGTGACCGCGTTGCCTGAAGGCGCAACCCTGATCGCCTCCAGCGATTTCTGCCCGAATGCGGCCTATCACGTGGGTGACCAGGTGCTGTGCTTCCAGGGGCATCCGGAGTTTGTCCACGACTATTCCCGTGCGCTGCTCGATGCGCGCCAGGACGTTCTGGGGGATGAGGTGTATCACAAGGCCGTGGCGAGCCTGGCCGCCGAGCACCAGGGCGATCTGGTGGGCGAGTGGATGCTGCGGTTCGTCCAGCAACCGCGCAAGGGCAGGCAGAGCGCGGCCTGA
- a CDS encoding c-type cytochrome, which produces MRHCLSLLLLLVSLPLAAAQLTLELGNGQRQWQSEQLLEHPQARAIDIPQDVAYKRPMHYRAVPLATLLEGVKPGDHLQAVALDGFAAEMPAAPLLQEGPARAWLAVEDPRQPWPALAEDKPGAGPFYLVWTDPQASGIRPEQWPYQIASIRRLAPVAERFPALLPAPELPAQDPVRQGFALFQQNCLACHRLNGAGDAQFGPDLNLPHNPTEYFQPSYLRLYIRDPQSLRQWPQARMPGFSKDVLSEQELDALIAYLGHMAKRRP; this is translated from the coding sequence ATGCGCCATTGCCTGAGTTTGCTGTTGCTGTTGGTCAGTCTGCCACTGGCGGCTGCGCAATTGACACTGGAGCTGGGCAACGGTCAACGCCAATGGCAGTCCGAGCAATTGCTCGAGCACCCGCAGGCGCGTGCGATCGACATCCCCCAGGACGTGGCCTACAAACGCCCCATGCATTACCGTGCGGTGCCGCTGGCGACCCTGCTCGAAGGGGTGAAGCCCGGCGATCACCTGCAAGCGGTGGCACTGGATGGCTTTGCCGCGGAGATGCCCGCTGCGCCGCTGCTGCAGGAAGGCCCGGCACGGGCGTGGTTGGCCGTGGAAGATCCGCGCCAGCCATGGCCAGCGCTGGCCGAGGACAAGCCCGGCGCCGGCCCGTTCTACCTGGTCTGGACCGACCCGCAGGCAAGCGGCATACGCCCCGAACAATGGCCCTACCAGATCGCCAGCATCCGTCGCCTGGCGCCGGTCGCCGAGCGCTTTCCTGCCCTGCTGCCTGCGCCCGAGCTTCCCGCGCAAGACCCGGTACGCCAGGGTTTTGCATTGTTCCAGCAGAACTGCCTGGCCTGTCATCGCCTCAATGGCGCGGGGGATGCCCAGTTCGGGCCGGACCTGAACCTGCCGCACAACCCCACCGAGTACTTCCAGCCGAGTTACCTGCGCCTGTACATTCGCGACCCGCAGAGCCTCAGGCAGTGGCCGCAGGCACGCATGCCGGGGTTCTCGAAGGATGTGTTGAGCGAGCAGGAGCTCGATGCGCTGATCGCCTACCTCGGGCACATGGCCAAGCGGCGACCTTGA
- a CDS encoding ribonuclease E inhibitor RraB yields MSSQNEDISSSVLRQMKAGGFDFTQIHPIEFYATFPDEVGARRAAGQFRGESINAQVHERDDGAWHLELSKVMYATYRGIGAFEEAFEAVISPLGGEVEGWGVKQERLIA; encoded by the coding sequence ATGAGCAGCCAGAACGAAGACATCAGCAGCAGCGTGCTTCGCCAGATGAAAGCGGGTGGTTTCGATTTCACCCAGATCCATCCCATCGAGTTCTATGCCACTTTTCCAGACGAAGTCGGGGCACGCCGGGCCGCGGGGCAATTCCGCGGAGAGTCGATCAATGCCCAGGTACACGAGCGCGATGACGGCGCCTGGCACCTGGAACTGAGCAAGGTCATGTACGCCACCTACCGAGGGATCGGGGCTTTCGAGGAGGCCTTCGAGGCGGTGATTTCGCCGCTGGGAGGCGAGGTCGAGGGTTGGGGCGTCAAACAGGAAAGACTCATCGCCTGA
- a CDS encoding TonB-dependent siderophore receptor, producing MTPLRPRLPFGLLGLGLALHAGQGLADERVTLAPLQVTERSGDDGYQPREAQVGGWHAAPLLDTPASVSVFSRQLLDDRQVRLLSEVLQSDASVGESYAPIGYYENFNVRGFELNAASSYRINGQTIAGEQNVALENKQQVELLKGLSGLQSGVSEPGGLVNYVTKRAEDVRSVTVSTNEQGERYLATDLGGWFGSEKQFGLRANLAHEDIRSYVDHADGKRDFASLAFDWQINPDATLQLDAEYQHREQRSVPGYQLLGGTQVPHGIDPDDRLAYQHWAKPVTNDSLNLGGRFEYRFNETWTGALSASRSKVVIDDYSAFAWGSGDDAFFSGNGDYGIYDFRSPDDTRRTDELQATLEGRFQALGLQHELTVGSSAQRRTLDQRPYYNEWLGSGNIYTGAPALAQSEKPIGHSERRLDSRQYGLFVSDRISFNEQWQTVLGAREVRLDEKTWDETGAAGRHTRQYQLLPNAALIYKPQADTTLYASWSKGLSAGGTAPWFASNAAEILAPTLSRQLEVGIKRDWKGMSLSAALFQIRQAYQYARPQDGTAPIYVQQGQQKNTGLEFGASGWVTSNLQLHASAAAIRARVKNSGTDAYEGHQAINVPRLRAALQAEYNLPVPGLALLGGARYSASKYASQAGNVEVGGYTVFDIGSRYRIRIGDYDTVLRLTVDNLFDKRYWRDVGDYLGDNYLFQGAPRTARLSASVSF from the coding sequence ATGACCCCGCTTCGCCCCCGCCTGCCCTTTGGCCTGCTTGGCCTGGGCCTTGCGCTGCATGCCGGTCAGGGTCTGGCCGATGAACGCGTGACCCTCGCCCCCTTGCAGGTCACCGAACGCAGCGGCGATGACGGCTATCAACCACGTGAAGCCCAGGTCGGCGGCTGGCATGCCGCACCGCTGCTCGACACCCCGGCCTCGGTCAGCGTGTTCAGTCGCCAACTGCTCGATGATCGCCAGGTACGCCTGCTCAGCGAGGTGCTGCAAAGCGATGCCTCGGTCGGCGAAAGCTACGCGCCGATCGGCTACTACGAGAACTTCAACGTGCGCGGCTTCGAACTGAATGCCGCCAGCAGCTATCGGATCAATGGCCAGACCATCGCCGGCGAGCAGAACGTGGCGCTGGAGAACAAACAACAGGTCGAATTGCTCAAGGGTTTGTCGGGCCTGCAGAGCGGCGTGTCCGAACCCGGCGGGCTGGTCAACTATGTGACCAAGCGCGCCGAGGATGTGCGCAGTGTCACCGTCTCGACCAACGAGCAGGGCGAACGCTACCTGGCCACCGACCTCGGCGGCTGGTTCGGCAGCGAGAAACAGTTCGGCCTGCGCGCCAACCTCGCCCATGAAGACATCCGTTCCTACGTCGACCATGCCGACGGCAAGCGCGACTTCGCCTCGCTGGCATTCGACTGGCAGATCAACCCCGACGCCACCCTGCAACTCGATGCCGAGTATCAGCACCGCGAACAGCGTTCGGTGCCCGGCTACCAATTGCTGGGCGGCACCCAGGTGCCCCACGGCATCGACCCGGACGACCGCCTGGCCTACCAGCATTGGGCCAAGCCTGTGACGAACGACTCGCTGAACCTGGGCGGGCGCTTCGAGTACCGCTTCAACGAGACCTGGACCGGCGCCCTCAGCGCTTCGCGCAGCAAGGTGGTGATCGACGACTACAGTGCTTTCGCCTGGGGCTCCGGCGACGACGCGTTCTTCTCCGGAAACGGCGACTACGGCATCTACGACTTCCGCAGCCCCGACGACACCCGGCGCACCGACGAACTCCAGGCCACCCTCGAAGGCCGTTTCCAAGCCTTGGGCCTGCAGCATGAACTGACTGTCGGCAGCAGCGCCCAGCGTCGGACCCTTGATCAGCGTCCGTATTACAACGAGTGGCTCGGCAGCGGAAACATCTACACCGGCGCGCCCGCTCTGGCGCAGTCCGAAAAACCGATCGGACATAGCGAACGCCGCCTGGACAGCCGCCAGTACGGCCTGTTCGTCAGCGACCGCATCAGCTTCAACGAGCAATGGCAGACCGTACTCGGCGCCCGCGAAGTGCGCCTGGACGAAAAGACCTGGGACGAAACCGGTGCTGCTGGCCGCCATACCCGCCAGTACCAGTTGCTGCCCAACGCCGCCCTGATCTACAAACCGCAAGCGGACACCACGCTGTACGCCAGCTGGTCCAAAGGCCTGTCGGCGGGCGGCACCGCGCCTTGGTTCGCCAGCAACGCTGCCGAGATCCTCGCCCCGACCCTGTCGCGCCAACTGGAAGTGGGTATCAAGCGCGACTGGAAAGGCATGAGCCTGAGCGCAGCGCTGTTCCAGATCCGCCAGGCCTACCAGTACGCCCGCCCGCAGGACGGTACGGCCCCGATCTATGTGCAACAAGGCCAGCAGAAGAACACCGGCCTGGAGTTCGGCGCCAGCGGCTGGGTGACATCCAACCTGCAGTTGCACGCCAGCGCCGCCGCGATCCGCGCCCGGGTGAAGAACAGCGGCACCGACGCCTACGAGGGCCACCAGGCGATCAACGTGCCTCGTCTGCGCGCGGCGCTGCAAGCCGAATACAACCTTCCGGTGCCGGGCCTGGCACTGCTCGGCGGTGCACGCTACAGCGCCAGCAAGTACGCGAGCCAGGCAGGCAACGTCGAGGTCGGCGGCTACACGGTATTCGATATCGGCAGCCGATACCGCATCCGCATCGGTGACTATGACACCGTGCTGCGCCTGACGGTCGATAACCTCTTCGACAAGCGCTACTGGCGCGATGTGGGGGATTACCTGGGCGACAACTATCTGTTCCAGGGCGCGCCGCGCACGGCAAGACTGTCGGCGTCGGTCAGTTTCTGA
- a CDS encoding magnesium and cobalt transport protein CorA, translating into MGRVVAAAVYSAGRKVTNISLDEGSEWARKPGHFVWIGLEEPNAQELANLQRQFGLHELAIEDALEKHSRPKLETFGDALFIVTYSPVRHEGKLEFIETHIFAGNGYIITCRNGHSKSYALVRQRCEARPLLLEHGEDFVLYALLDFVTENYQPVSEAIHGEIEELEQSVLSGSLQEQDIRRLHSLRRDILRLRRYVAPMVEIGEELQRLSFPFIDKNMRPYFRDVQIHVTRQMEDLVGIRDIASQTIEIGMLLESSRQSIVQRKFAAWAAILAFPTAIAGIYGMNFQNMPELGWHYGYFAVLGVIGAGCAGLYASFKRSGWL; encoded by the coding sequence ATGGGTCGAGTCGTCGCAGCGGCGGTGTACAGCGCCGGGAGAAAGGTCACCAACATCAGCCTCGACGAAGGCAGTGAATGGGCACGCAAGCCTGGGCACTTCGTCTGGATAGGCCTGGAGGAGCCCAACGCCCAGGAGCTGGCCAACCTGCAGCGCCAGTTCGGCCTGCACGAACTGGCCATCGAGGACGCGCTGGAGAAGCACAGCCGCCCCAAGCTCGAAACCTTCGGCGACGCGCTGTTCATCGTCACCTATTCGCCGGTGCGCCATGAGGGCAAGCTGGAATTCATCGAGACCCACATCTTTGCGGGCAACGGCTACATCATCACCTGCCGCAACGGCCATTCGAAATCCTACGCCCTGGTACGTCAGCGCTGTGAAGCGCGGCCGCTGCTGCTCGAGCACGGCGAGGACTTCGTGCTCTACGCCCTGCTCGACTTCGTCACCGAAAACTACCAGCCCGTCAGCGAGGCGATCCATGGCGAGATCGAGGAGCTGGAGCAAAGCGTGCTCAGCGGCTCGCTGCAAGAACAGGACATCCGCCGCCTGCACAGCTTGCGTCGCGACATCCTGCGCCTGCGCCGCTACGTGGCGCCGATGGTGGAGATCGGCGAAGAGCTGCAGCGCCTGAGCTTTCCTTTCATCGACAAGAACATGCGCCCGTACTTTCGCGACGTGCAGATCCACGTCACGCGGCAGATGGAGGACCTTGTCGGCATACGCGACATCGCCAGCCAGACCATCGAGATCGGCATGCTGCTGGAGTCGTCACGCCAGAGCATCGTGCAGCGCAAGTTCGCTGCGTGGGCGGCGATACTCGCCTTCCCCACGGCCATTGCCGGGATCTACGGAATGAACTTCCAGAACATGCCGGAGCTGGGCTGGCACTACGGGTACTTTGCGGTGCTGGGCGTGATCGGGGCGGGATGTGCGGGGCTGTATGCGAGCTTCAAGCGCTCGGGATGGTTGTGA
- a CDS encoding lysophospholipid acyltransferase family protein: MLYMLRMLLLALHFLLVGAVGLVIGLCRPFNPDNSRLFARLYSVPAAWLMRIRVKAEVGPLWDQPPGCVIVANHQSNYDLFILGQVVPRRTVAIGKKSLGWIPLFGQLFWLGGNVLVDRKNAYQARKAMRLTTRILRDDTSIWIFPEGTRNPAEHLLAFKKGAFHMAVEAGVPIVPVCVSRYAKRLSLNSWRQRTVIVRSLPPIATHGLGQQDVPALMEQCRLQMQQCIDRMERELPQA; the protein is encoded by the coding sequence ATGCTCTATATGCTTCGCATGCTCCTTCTGGCGCTGCACTTCCTGCTGGTCGGCGCCGTCGGCCTGGTCATCGGCCTGTGCCGCCCCTTCAACCCCGACAACAGCCGCCTGTTCGCCCGCCTCTACAGCGTGCCAGCAGCCTGGCTCATGCGCATCCGGGTCAAGGCTGAAGTCGGCCCGTTGTGGGACCAGCCGCCCGGCTGCGTGATCGTCGCCAATCATCAATCCAACTACGACCTGTTCATCCTTGGCCAGGTGGTTCCACGGCGTACGGTCGCCATCGGCAAGAAGAGCCTGGGCTGGATTCCGTTGTTTGGCCAATTGTTCTGGCTCGGCGGCAACGTACTGGTGGACCGCAAGAATGCCTACCAGGCGCGCAAGGCGATGCGACTGACCACGCGGATCCTGCGCGACGACACCTCGATCTGGATCTTCCCCGAAGGCACGCGCAACCCGGCTGAACACCTGCTGGCGTTCAAGAAAGGCGCGTTCCACATGGCGGTCGAGGCCGGCGTGCCGATCGTGCCGGTATGCGTCAGCCGCTACGCCAAGCGCCTGAGCCTCAACAGTTGGCGACAGCGCACGGTGATCGTCCGCTCCTTGCCACCGATCGCCACCCATGGCCTGGGGCAGCAGGACGTGCCAGCGCTGATGGAGCAATGCCGACTGCAGATGCAGCAGTGCATCGATCGTATGGAGCGGGAGTTGCCGCAGGCCTGA
- a CDS encoding serralysin family metalloprotease: protein MSKVKANAVVSAASVLQPNGPSSAFGLINSFAHQYDRGGANINGKPSFTVDQAATQLLRDGASWKDLNKDGTISLTYTFLTKAPADFASRGLGSFSQFNNQQKAQAKLAMESWADVAKLSFTEAASGGDGHMTFGNFSASNGGAAFAYLPFDGWGSHKGESWYLINSGYQVNINPDTGNYGRQTLTHEIGHVLGLSHPGDYNAGEGNPSYRDASYAQDTRGYSVMSYWSESNTAQNFVKGGGQYYASAPLMDDIAAIQKLYGANYATRSGDTVYGFNSTADRDFYSATSASSKVVFSVWDGGGNDTLDFSGFTQNQKINLNEASFSDVGGMIGNVSIAKGVTVENAIGGSGNDLLIGNAVANVLKGGAGNDIIYGGGGADTLWGGSGADTFVYGAISDSTAKAPDRIMDFVSGQDKIDLSAISAFSQGKLPLEFVSAFTGHAGEAVLSYDQATNLGSLSIDFTGNSLADFLVTTVGQAVATDIVV from the coding sequence ATGTCGAAAGTCAAAGCAAATGCTGTTGTTTCTGCTGCCTCGGTGTTGCAACCGAACGGGCCGAGTTCGGCCTTCGGGCTGATCAACAGCTTCGCCCACCAGTACGATCGCGGTGGTGCGAACATCAATGGCAAACCTTCGTTCACCGTCGATCAGGCAGCCACCCAACTGCTGCGCGACGGGGCGTCCTGGAAGGACCTGAACAAGGACGGCACCATCAGCCTCACCTACACCTTCCTGACCAAAGCGCCGGCGGACTTCGCCAGCCGTGGCCTGGGCAGCTTCAGCCAGTTCAACAACCAGCAGAAAGCCCAGGCCAAGCTGGCCATGGAGTCGTGGGCCGACGTGGCCAAGCTGAGCTTCACCGAGGCAGCTTCGGGCGGCGACGGTCACATGACCTTCGGCAACTTCAGCGCCAGCAACGGTGGCGCGGCGTTCGCCTACCTGCCGTTCGACGGATGGGGTTCGCACAAAGGTGAGTCGTGGTACCTGATCAATAGCGGTTATCAGGTGAACATCAATCCCGACACTGGCAACTACGGTCGCCAGACCCTGACCCACGAGATCGGCCACGTGCTCGGCCTGTCCCACCCCGGTGACTACAACGCCGGCGAGGGCAACCCGAGCTACCGTGACGCTTCGTATGCACAGGACACCCGCGGCTACAGCGTCATGAGCTACTGGAGCGAAAGCAACACCGCGCAGAACTTCGTCAAGGGCGGCGGGCAGTACTACGCGTCGGCCCCGCTGATGGACGACATCGCGGCGATCCAGAAACTCTACGGCGCCAACTACGCCACGCGTTCGGGCGATACCGTGTACGGCTTCAACTCCACAGCCGATCGCGACTTCTACTCGGCCACCTCGGCTTCGTCCAAGGTGGTGTTCAGCGTGTGGGATGGCGGCGGCAACGATACCCTGGACTTCTCCGGGTTCACCCAGAACCAGAAGATCAACCTTAACGAGGCTTCGTTCTCCGATGTTGGCGGCATGATCGGTAACGTCTCGATCGCCAAGGGCGTGACCGTGGAGAACGCCATCGGCGGTTCGGGCAACGACCTGTTGATCGGCAACGCGGTGGCCAACGTGCTCAAGGGTGGTGCCGGCAACGACATCATCTACGGCGGTGGCGGGGCTGATACCCTCTGGGGGGGAAGCGGTGCGGACACCTTCGTCTATGGGGCCATCAGCGATTCGACGGCCAAGGCGCCGGACCGGATCATGGATTTTGTCAGCGGTCAGGACAAGATTGATCTGTCAGCCATCTCGGCGTTTTCCCAGGGCAAGCTACCGCTAGAGTTCGTCAGCGCCTTCACCGGACATGCCGGCGAGGCCGTTCTCAGCTACGACCAGGCGACCAACCTGGGCAGCCTGTCCATCGACTTCACCGGCAATAGCCTGGCTGACTTCCTGGTGACCACCGTAGGTCAGGCCGTCGCCACGGATATCGTGGTCTGA
- a CDS encoding LTA synthase family protein, translating to MANTDALKQRAASAPFSPTLKSHLAYTLLSGLLIMLMLSLVRLALLIYNSDMIGDTPYSTVAEGFLNGLRFDLRVVVYLSIPLLLALNSPWAMARRGFFRFWLTVSSSVVMFLGLMELDFYREFHQRLNGLVFQYIQEDPKTVMSMLWYGFPVVRYLLAWLFGTWLLSLLFKGIDRLTRGGHGSGQIVAQRRVAPWYGRLAVFMVILLVAVVAARGTLRQGPPMRWGDAFTTDSNFVNQLGLNGTLTLIDAAKSRFGEDRANIWKPVLETGVAQQSVRDLLLTPNDTLVDADQAAIRRDFVPPAGNTLPIKNVVVILMESFAGHSVGALGSPNNITPYFDKLAKEGLLFDRFFSNGTHTHQGMFATMACFPNLPGFEYLMQTPEGGHKLSGLPALLSARDYDDVYVYNGDFAWDNQSGFFGNQGMTTFIGRNDFVNPVFSDPTWGVSDQDMFDRANQELAHNYGKKPFYALLQTLSNHTPYALPKDLPVEKVTGQGRLDEHLTAMRYSDWALGQFFEKARKEPYFKETLFVIVGDHGFGNHQQVTELDLGRFNVPLLLIAPGIQDKFGAVNHTVGTQVDIVPTIMGRLGGDTRHQCWGRDLLNLPAGDQGVGMIKPSGSEQIVGLVQGDHILIESKDMTPRMYRYQLGREFKAELIESPDQPEMLKKLEAYIQTATKSLLDNTAGVVHGKPE from the coding sequence ATGGCTAACACGGATGCCTTGAAGCAACGGGCCGCGTCGGCACCGTTCTCGCCGACCCTCAAATCGCACCTCGCCTACACCTTGCTCAGCGGATTGCTGATCATGCTGATGCTCAGCCTGGTGCGCCTGGCGCTGCTGATCTACAACAGCGACATGATCGGTGACACCCCGTACTCCACGGTGGCCGAAGGCTTCCTCAACGGCCTGCGCTTCGACCTGCGGGTGGTGGTGTACCTGAGCATTCCGCTACTGCTGGCCCTTAACAGCCCCTGGGCCATGGCGCGGCGCGGCTTCTTCCGTTTCTGGTTGACCGTCAGCTCCAGCGTCGTGATGTTCCTTGGCCTGATGGAACTGGATTTCTACCGTGAATTTCACCAGCGCCTGAACGGCCTGGTCTTCCAGTACATCCAGGAAGACCCCAAGACCGTCATGAGCATGCTCTGGTACGGTTTCCCGGTGGTTCGCTACCTGCTGGCGTGGCTGTTCGGCACCTGGCTGCTGAGCCTGCTGTTCAAGGGCATCGACCGTTTGACTCGCGGTGGCCATGGCAGCGGGCAGATCGTCGCTCAGCGCCGTGTCGCACCCTGGTACGGCCGCCTGGCGGTGTTCATGGTCATCCTGCTGGTAGCAGTGGTCGCCGCCCGTGGCACCCTGCGCCAGGGCCCACCCATGCGCTGGGGTGACGCCTTCACCACCGACTCCAACTTCGTCAACCAGCTGGGCCTGAACGGCACCTTGACGCTGATCGACGCTGCCAAGAGCCGTTTCGGCGAAGACCGTGCGAATATCTGGAAACCGGTGCTGGAAACCGGAGTCGCCCAACAAAGCGTGCGTGACCTGCTGCTGACCCCCAACGACACGCTGGTCGATGCCGACCAGGCGGCCATCCGTCGCGACTTCGTGCCGCCGGCCGGCAACACCCTGCCGATCAAGAACGTGGTGGTGATCCTCATGGAGAGCTTCGCCGGTCACTCGGTGGGCGCCCTGGGCAGTCCGAACAACATCACCCCGTACTTCGACAAGCTGGCCAAGGAAGGGCTGTTGTTCGATCGCTTCTTCTCCAACGGCACCCACACTCACCAGGGCATGTTCGCCACCATGGCGTGCTTCCCCAACCTGCCGGGCTTCGAGTACCTGATGCAGACTCCCGAGGGCGGGCACAAGCTCTCGGGCCTGCCGGCGCTGCTCAGCGCCCGTGACTACGACGATGTCTACGTCTACAACGGCGACTTCGCCTGGGACAACCAGTCCGGGTTCTTCGGCAACCAGGGCATGACCACCTTCATCGGCCGCAACGACTTCGTCAATCCGGTGTTCTCCGACCCGACCTGGGGCGTTTCGGACCAGGACATGTTCGACCGTGCCAACCAGGAGCTGGCCCACAACTACGGCAAGAAACCGTTCTACGCCTTGCTGCAGACACTCTCCAACCACACCCCCTACGCCTTGCCCAAGGACCTGCCGGTGGAGAAGGTCACAGGGCAGGGCCGCCTGGACGAGCACCTGACCGCGATGCGCTACTCCGACTGGGCGTTAGGCCAGTTCTTCGAGAAGGCGCGCAAGGAGCCCTACTTCAAGGAGACCCTGTTCGTGATCGTCGGCGACCATGGTTTTGGCAACCACCAGCAGGTCACCGAGCTGGACCTGGGTCGTTTCAACGTGCCGCTGCTGCTTATCGCACCGGGTATCCAGGACAAGTTCGGTGCGGTCAACCACACCGTCGGCACCCAGGTCGATATCGTGCCGACCATCATGGGCCGCCTGGGTGGCGACACCCGTCACCAGTGCTGGGGCCGTGATCTGCTGAACCTGCCTGCCGGTGACCAGGGCGTGGGCATGATCAAGCCATCGGGCAGCGAGCAGATCGTTGGCCTGGTGCAGGGTGATCACATCCTCATCGAGTCCAAGGACATGACGCCGCGGATGTATCGCTACCAGCTGGGGCGTGAGTTCAAGGCCGAGTTGATCGAGAGCCCGGATCAGCCTGAGATGCTCAAGAAGCTCGAGGCCTATATCCAGACCGCGACCAAGAGCCTGCTGGACAACACCGCCGGTGTGGTTCACGGCAAGCCTGAGTAA
- a CDS encoding AprI/Inh family metalloprotease inhibitor, protein MASSLLLPNAAQLAGRWALYPQQQQASACTLRLSASEGALDGDLACAERLLGVRPGSWLVTPDTLALVGGDGSTVVHFSRQGAGRYTWTSAAGSAVVLERVDN, encoded by the coding sequence ATGGCGAGCAGCCTGCTACTCCCCAACGCCGCGCAACTGGCCGGGCGCTGGGCGCTTTATCCGCAGCAGCAGCAGGCCAGTGCCTGCACCCTGCGCCTGTCGGCCAGCGAGGGCGCGCTTGACGGCGACCTGGCCTGCGCCGAGCGCTTGCTCGGGGTTCGTCCGGGCAGTTGGCTGGTGACACCCGACACCCTGGCACTGGTGGGCGGCGACGGCAGCACGGTGGTGCATTTCAGCCGACAGGGCGCCGGTCGCTATACCTGGACTTCAGCCGCCGGCAGTGCAGTGGTGCTGGAGCGTGTGGACAATTAA
- a CDS encoding crotonase/enoyl-CoA hydratase family protein, with protein sequence MSELITYHAEDGIATLTLNNGKVNAISPDVITAFNAALDRAEEERAVVIITGQPGILSGGYDLKVMTAGPKEAIDLVTAGSTLARRLLSHPFPVIVACPGNAVAKGAFLLLSADYRIGVEGPYKICLNEVQIGMTMHHAGIELARDRLTRSTFQRSVNNAEVFDPHGAVVAGFLDKVVPAEQLQETALSAARELKKLNMLAHKNTKRKVRKALLETLDKAIEADKGHMG encoded by the coding sequence ATGAGCGAGCTGATTACCTACCACGCCGAAGACGGCATCGCCACCCTGACCCTGAACAACGGCAAGGTCAACGCGATCTCGCCGGACGTCATCACCGCCTTCAACGCAGCACTGGACCGTGCCGAGGAAGAACGTGCCGTGGTGATCATCACCGGCCAGCCAGGCATTCTTTCCGGCGGCTACGATCTCAAGGTGATGACCGCCGGCCCCAAAGAGGCGATCGACCTGGTCACCGCCGGCTCCACCCTGGCCCGCCGCCTGCTCTCGCACCCCTTCCCGGTGATCGTCGCCTGCCCCGGCAATGCCGTGGCCAAAGGCGCGTTCCTGTTGCTGTCGGCCGACTACCGTATCGGTGTCGAAGGTCCGTACAAGATCTGCCTGAACGAGGTCCAGATCGGCATGACCATGCACCATGCCGGGATCGAGCTGGCCCGCGACCGCCTGACCCGCTCGACCTTCCAGCGCTCGGTGAACAATGCCGAGGTCTTCGACCCGCACGGGGCAGTGGTGGCCGGGTTCCTCGACAAGGTAGTACCCGCCGAGCAACTCCAGGAAACGGCGCTGAGCGCGGCGCGGGAACTGAAGAAACTGAACATGCTGGCGCACAAGAACACCAAGCGCAAAGTGCGCAAGGCGCTGCTGGAAACGCTCGACAAGGCAATCGAGGCCGACAAGGGCCACATGGGCTGA